A region of uncultured Desulfobacter sp. DNA encodes the following proteins:
- a CDS encoding SpoIIE family protein phosphatase, translated as MLNSIQSKIIGLLIIIMAITAFVLIFVSNREIGDAMLDQQDKLSRHVLSLIDLNIKGGYQNLIADKIDSVDRQKALLKARTMLVVRMINGQRESISKKLLSDESGRQIVREWINHSQTETFGTLFIADSDLNILAHPDPDFKDVNIGNFTNMKRETLTELLDTKGFGGEPVMDVVTQQLPGKSRDFEKKILICLYKYPPWGWVVGTMSDINAIEVEAQKKLEKIVESLKESFTKITIAETGFPFLFNNEHKILAIGRTGFGPDFQNAVNLDDNSLLLQDMVTAVKKKNGILSYRSNVFGTQEMVAYALYFKPLGWYMGITVPVSETKQPAAAIASKQSVRIGVILFVGILLMAWVVSRISKPINTLTFWVQEFSKSDLTQKEEEEDIHIQKLANRYKDEVGHLAQAFVFMKKQLRDNIVKLMKTTSENERMNAELGVAKTIQLGLLPKVFPPFVDRSDIGVYASLEPAKAVGGDLYDFYFVGEDRLCFTIGDVSGKGVPAALMMAITKTLIKMSATRCASPAEIMMEVNNAVAADNPETMFVTLFIGILDLKTGRVTYSNGGHNPPILVSTMRPCKYVRKISGPVVGIKENISYEELSLDLAPGEGLFLYTDGVTEAQNTSKQFYSEQALIEKMIFLAGETCEQTIREIKTDLVNFTGAEPQYDDIAMLMLRYRGGNHES; from the coding sequence ATGCTGAACTCAATACAGTCCAAAATCATCGGTCTTTTGATCATCATCATGGCCATTACGGCATTTGTACTGATCTTTGTTTCCAACCGTGAAATCGGCGATGCCATGCTGGACCAACAGGATAAGCTGTCAAGGCACGTTCTTTCGCTTATCGACCTGAATATCAAGGGGGGCTACCAGAACCTGATTGCCGATAAAATTGATTCCGTTGATCGTCAAAAGGCGCTTCTCAAGGCAAGGACGATGCTGGTGGTTCGCATGATCAACGGGCAGCGTGAGTCCATCAGCAAAAAGCTGCTCTCCGATGAGAGTGGCCGGCAAATCGTCCGGGAGTGGATCAACCATTCCCAGACAGAAACTTTCGGCACCCTGTTCATCGCCGATTCGGATCTGAATATCCTTGCCCACCCGGACCCGGATTTCAAAGATGTGAACATTGGAAACTTCACCAACATGAAGCGGGAAACCCTGACCGAGCTGCTTGACACAAAGGGGTTTGGCGGAGAACCTGTTATGGATGTGGTGACACAGCAACTGCCGGGCAAGTCCCGGGATTTTGAAAAAAAAATACTGATCTGTCTTTATAAATACCCGCCCTGGGGATGGGTTGTGGGCACGATGAGTGATATCAATGCCATTGAAGTGGAAGCCCAGAAAAAACTTGAAAAAATCGTTGAATCGCTAAAGGAATCTTTTACAAAAATTACCATCGCTGAAACCGGTTTCCCCTTCCTGTTCAACAATGAGCATAAAATACTGGCCATCGGCAGGACCGGGTTTGGTCCGGATTTCCAGAACGCCGTCAATCTGGATGATAACAGTCTTTTGCTGCAGGACATGGTGACGGCTGTTAAAAAGAAAAACGGGATACTTTCCTACAGATCCAACGTGTTCGGGACACAGGAGATGGTCGCATATGCCCTGTATTTTAAGCCCCTGGGGTGGTACATGGGGATCACCGTTCCGGTTTCGGAAACCAAACAGCCGGCAGCGGCTATTGCATCCAAGCAGTCTGTTCGCATCGGGGTCATCCTGTTTGTGGGGATTTTATTAATGGCCTGGGTGGTCTCCCGCATATCAAAACCCATCAACACCCTTACGTTCTGGGTTCAGGAGTTCTCAAAATCCGATCTCACCCAAAAGGAAGAAGAAGAGGACATTCATATCCAAAAGCTTGCGAACCGCTACAAAGACGAGGTGGGACATCTGGCCCAGGCCTTTGTATTTATGAAAAAACAGCTGCGGGACAACATTGTCAAACTGATGAAAACCACCTCCGAAAACGAACGGATGAACGCAGAGCTCGGTGTCGCAAAAACCATTCAACTGGGTTTGCTGCCCAAGGTATTTCCACCCTTTGTGGATCGTTCGGATATCGGCGTTTATGCCTCCCTTGAACCAGCCAAAGCGGTGGGCGGAGACCTTTATGATTTCTATTTTGTGGGGGAAGACCGGCTCTGTTTTACCATTGGGGATGTCTCGGGCAAAGGGGTTCCGGCGGCATTGATGATGGCCATTACCAAAACGCTGATCAAGATGTCTGCGACAAGGTGTGCAAGTCCTGCCGAAATCATGATGGAGGTGAATAATGCCGTTGCCGCAGATAACCCCGAGACCATGTTTGTCACCCTTTTTATAGGGATACTGGACCTGAAAACCGGACGGGTAACCTACAGCAACGGCGGGCATAATCCGCCCATTCTCGTCTCAACAATGCGCCCCTGCAAGTATGTTAGAAAAATATCCGGGCCTGTGGTGGGCATTAAGGAGAATATTTCCTATGAGGAACTCAGCCTTGATCTTGCACCGGGTGAGGGCCTGTTCCTGTATACGGACGGGGTTACGGAAGCCCAGAATACGTCAAAGCAGTTCTACTCCGAACAGGCCCTGATTGAAAAAATGATATTCCTGGCCGGTGAAACCTGTGAGCAGACCATTCGGGAGATAAAAACGGATTTAGTCAATTTTACCGGTGCAGAACCCCAGTATGACGATATCGCCATGCTCATGCTGCGCTACAGGGGAGGGAACCATGAATCTTAG
- the tssI gene encoding type VI secretion system tip protein TssI/VgrG, which translates to MPLLTKKKYSFSSSGMAEDTFSVVSFNGFEAVSKPYRFEILLVSENTDTDPLGVLQNPAVFTIHRDEEDDVTFNGILMQFEETQEFSGCLFYKAVLTPKLWWLSLTHHNQVFLNQSVPEIMESALKDGGLNPGVDFSFDLINTYPALEYVCQYDESHFDFISRWAQREGIYYFFEQTSAGEKVIFTDSKMVHSDLAQGKDLVYLPQSGLDALHTQEVVQAFICSHNMLSRRIYLKDYNYLKPSLAIEGIADVDENGRGENYIYGVNFDSPEEGNRLAGIRAESLLCRKSIFHGKSAVPFIVPGYTFDLNDHYKEAYNRKYLVTEVCHEGHQSGYLVSGLIGAVEKYDQQMFYSNTFKAIYSDKQFRDEFLTEKPKISGTLNAKIDAGASGEYAELDEYGRYKVILPFDRSGRFGGKASAWLRMMQPSAGANQGIHFPLHKGTEILLTFIDGNPDRPVIAGAVPNPETASPVTSLNQTKSIITSGKNPVDYSVGAADAIGLGTAGTFTTGANVQTDNYIEFEDQAGHERIRIHSDQDIWQEAQERFAEYTMGVPSSSETRPTHIADLIGTMRDFSSSGFAPTGVEIYADQEPYSESVTLTSTSGASTTTTSWANPDGTATTDRGKWQYLVDRGKVKISRGDTFNVQEGHIYDFGGYWNYNLGNSYVENHTSQQAELNKQHTQAYPKLDYTFWNTIVSGAAGFVMGVLASAGMVFTKVVKKPLKLGVFLTGSLIVQFIVGVIVQATNWPGTTGKGDGIKDLIEGGAGKFSDMAANKEFINGKNVKLRADKAWVTKTIVEKDGDDFNGGAYNYTKADTIDINIGKREEHNKTNTFTYNYGGRHEEFNYRGNGLLKEWSGTGLMSATYGIVNSASAKFDIDGLLTHFDATLVGQTIDFNFPTVPKLAFKFDGSYGNITFHAATGGNFDIGFGDGDDIKIVLTENGFKLKSDVDDEKLKTKITDVAKDALKADIQLIGTQLSELRLDMMNIAIELADKQARIKQEFEGNIQQLECKAAQMNKMGLLSVLMHVAPDIKKYDLSVRQQGSIWVIG; encoded by the coding sequence ATGCCCTTGTTAACAAAAAAAAAGTACTCCTTCAGTTCTTCAGGAATGGCTGAGGACACTTTTTCCGTAGTCAGCTTCAATGGTTTTGAGGCTGTTTCCAAACCATACCGGTTTGAAATACTTCTTGTATCGGAGAACACCGACACCGACCCGCTTGGAGTACTGCAAAATCCTGCCGTGTTCACCATCCACCGGGACGAAGAAGACGATGTAACATTTAACGGCATACTTATGCAGTTCGAGGAAACCCAGGAATTTTCAGGCTGCCTTTTTTACAAGGCGGTTCTTACCCCCAAACTGTGGTGGCTCTCCCTGACCCACCATAACCAGGTATTTTTGAACCAGTCTGTCCCTGAAATAATGGAATCCGCATTAAAAGACGGCGGGTTGAACCCGGGAGTGGACTTTTCATTCGACCTGATCAACACCTACCCTGCCCTGGAGTATGTCTGCCAATACGATGAATCCCACTTTGATTTTATTTCACGGTGGGCCCAGCGCGAAGGCATCTATTACTTTTTTGAGCAGACCTCTGCGGGGGAAAAGGTTATTTTCACCGATTCCAAGATGGTACACAGCGACCTGGCCCAGGGCAAAGATCTTGTTTACCTGCCCCAGTCAGGACTTGATGCCCTCCATACCCAAGAAGTTGTCCAGGCCTTCATATGCAGTCACAACATGCTGTCCCGGCGCATTTATCTCAAAGACTATAATTATCTCAAGCCGTCCCTTGCCATAGAAGGCATTGCCGATGTTGATGAAAACGGAAGAGGCGAAAACTACATTTACGGCGTGAACTTTGACAGTCCCGAGGAAGGCAACCGGCTGGCAGGCATCAGAGCGGAGTCACTGCTGTGCAGGAAATCGATTTTCCATGGCAAAAGCGCGGTCCCGTTTATAGTTCCCGGGTACACCTTTGACCTCAATGATCACTATAAGGAGGCATACAACCGCAAATACCTTGTCACTGAAGTCTGCCATGAAGGGCACCAGTCCGGCTACCTTGTTTCGGGCCTGATCGGGGCTGTGGAAAAATACGATCAGCAGATGTTTTATTCAAACACATTTAAAGCCATATATTCAGACAAACAGTTCCGGGACGAGTTTCTCACGGAAAAACCCAAAATTTCCGGAACACTCAATGCAAAGATTGATGCCGGAGCCAGCGGCGAATATGCCGAGCTTGACGAGTACGGAAGATACAAGGTGATCCTTCCCTTTGACAGGAGCGGAAGATTCGGGGGCAAGGCCTCTGCCTGGCTCCGCATGATGCAGCCCAGCGCCGGGGCCAACCAGGGCATCCACTTTCCCCTGCACAAGGGCACCGAGATCCTGTTGACCTTTATTGACGGAAATCCGGACAGGCCTGTGATTGCAGGCGCCGTTCCCAATCCTGAAACAGCAAGTCCGGTTACCAGCCTGAACCAGACAAAATCCATCATCACGTCCGGAAAGAACCCGGTGGATTATTCTGTTGGCGCAGCCGACGCCATTGGTCTGGGAACGGCAGGCACATTCACAACAGGCGCAAACGTTCAAACGGATAATTACATTGAATTTGAGGACCAGGCAGGCCATGAAAGAATTCGAATCCATTCCGACCAGGATATCTGGCAGGAGGCCCAGGAGCGGTTTGCCGAATATACCATGGGTGTCCCGTCAAGTTCGGAGACAAGACCGACCCATATCGCCGATCTCATTGGAACCATGCGGGATTTCTCTTCATCGGGCTTTGCCCCCACAGGCGTGGAAATCTATGCGGACCAGGAGCCGTACAGTGAAAGTGTCACCCTGACATCCACCAGCGGCGCATCCACCACAACCACGTCCTGGGCAAACCCTGACGGAACCGCCACAACAGACCGTGGAAAATGGCAATACCTTGTGGACAGGGGCAAAGTCAAAATTTCAAGAGGCGATACCTTTAACGTCCAGGAAGGCCACATCTATGATTTCGGCGGGTACTGGAACTATAATCTGGGCAACAGCTATGTTGAAAACCACACCAGTCAACAGGCTGAATTGAACAAACAGCATACTCAGGCATATCCGAAACTTGACTATACATTCTGGAATACCATTGTCTCGGGCGCGGCAGGATTTGTCATGGGGGTTCTGGCTTCAGCAGGCATGGTCTTTACAAAAGTCGTAAAAAAACCATTGAAGTTAGGTGTTTTTCTGACCGGTTCGCTCATTGTCCAGTTCATTGTCGGCGTGATCGTTCAGGCGACAAACTGGCCCGGCACAACGGGAAAAGGCGACGGCATCAAGGATCTTATTGAAGGCGGGGCTGGTAAATTCAGCGACATGGCCGCCAACAAAGAGTTCATCAACGGTAAAAACGTAAAACTTCGGGCGGATAAAGCCTGGGTGACCAAGACAATCGTTGAAAAAGACGGCGACGATTTTAACGGCGGTGCATACAACTATACCAAAGCAGATACAATAGACATCAATATCGGAAAAAGAGAAGAGCATAACAAGACAAATACCTTCACTTATAACTACGGCGGCAGACATGAGGAGTTTAACTACCGGGGGAACGGGTTGTTAAAGGAGTGGAGCGGCACAGGCCTGATGTCTGCAACCTATGGCATTGTCAACAGCGCTTCGGCAAAATTTGATATCGACGGGCTTCTTACCCATTTTGACGCAACCCTTGTGGGCCAGACCATAGATTTTAATTTTCCCACTGTCCCGAAACTTGCATTTAAATTTGACGGCAGCTACGGCAATATCACCTTCCATGCCGCCACCGGAGGCAATTTTGATATAGGATTCGGAGACGGGGATGATATTAAAATCGTACTGACTGAAAATGGGTTTAAATTAAAATCAGATGTTGATGATGAAAAGCTTAAAACAAAAATCACTGACGTTGCCAAAGATGCTCTCAAAGCAGATATTCAACTGATTGGCACCCAGCTCAGCGAACTGAGACTGGACATGATGAACATCGCCATAGAACTGGCAGACAAACAGGCAAGAATTAAACAGGAATTTGAGGGAAATATCCAGCAACTTGAGTGCAAGGCGGCACAAATGAACAAGATGGGCCTGCTCAGTGTTCTTATGCATGTGGCGCCAGACATTAAAAAATATGACCTTTCGGTGAGGCAGCAGGGCAGTATCTGGGTGATCGGGTAA